GGTGCCATTAATGGAAATGTCCTGTTTAATTGACATGTTGTGACCCTCGTAGTTTATGCTAGCGGCTAACCTTTAGCCTCAATGGGTTCAGAGCTCATGAGGCCTAACTTTATTCCAGAAGATCCATTCATGTTGGGCGGTACGTGACGGAATAAGAACACTTTAATCCGGTGATTTGCGCTTTATGCCCCATCACCGGTAAATAAATCCTAAAACCCGGCCGGAAATGCTTAAAGTTACCTTTCCGTCTATCCTGGCGTATCGGCGGCCATGGCCGGGGTATATTTTATAGCCGCTGAAACTGCACAGATCGACCCTGTAAACAACAAATACATATAATCAATAAAGGCTCGGGGTACATATCAACCCTTTATGAACACATCATCGCTATAATGCGCGTATTGACGCCAAGATGGCATTTGATAGTATTCCAGAAACTCACTTCATGACGGCTACGAGAGGGCACAAAACCGGAAAGAGCGATGACGGATGCGGAAGTTACATTCGTCATCCTAAAACTTTATTGAGAAACAGCAAATTTCCCGTGCTTATGTAGAATATGTAAATTAatcaaattgaaaaaaaataaaaaaataacataagtACTGTAGCTGTTGACATTATCAAACATATTATTATTTCTACAGTCTAGCTGGCGACAGGAAACGATGACGTTTGTAGTCTTTTCAAGCAACAGTCGCCACCGTTCACTGGACGCCACTTACGAAGAAACGAGAaagaaactacatttcccagacGTTCCACTCTTCGCCGTTTGACAAGCGGCAACCCATCGTCTGTAGCTAGGACAGTAGCTAGGACATTAGCTAGCACAGTCGTAGCACAGCATGGGTGTAGCAGATGTACAGTTTGATGCAGATGATGGTAAGTTGCTTGGTGGCTGTTTCGGTCAGTCAGACAAAGGAAGTTAAGTCTTTGTTAATCGATACGCTTTCTAAATTCAACGTTTACTAAGCTAGCTactagctaatgttagcttgcGGTCCTCACGTCGCTAACGTTACATGAAATGTGTCAGAGGACGCAAAACACGGTAGTAGTAGCATTTCATTAGCACTAGCTGGCAATTTTCATAGAAGCATAATCGATTAGTGAcaaccaaacaaagaaaataaaagtctctCTGCCCCAGCTGGCCAGAAGGTGGCACTATTGTTATGCTTGGCTTCCTGGAACCCTTGCGTGTTGCGTTTCTATGGTGATGAGCAAATGACAGTTGGGGTTGTCTAATATTTTCTCTCTAACGTCTGCACTTCTACAAGGCGCCATTGTGGATCTTTCATCCAGCGGAATGCAAAAGCTGGAGCCGAACTTCATCTGCTCCACAGACGCTCGCACTCTTATCCTCGACGGCAACCAAATAATGAAACTTGACCATCTGGAAAGAAGCCCAGGCCTCCAGCAGGTAGTTCACAGAATCAATAAGGCCTAATCCCCTTTATTTTCGGCTCATAGCGTAGTCACCAATGGCTTTTGTTCCACCACCCGGTTGAATTATTtttctcctgctctccagctgtCTGTTGCCAGTAACCGTCTGGTGAGAATGATGGGCGTTTCGCGACTAACGGAGTTGACGGTCCTCAATCTTCCTAATAACAGCATCGGATACGTTGAGGGACTAAGAGATCTGTCACGCCTGGAATGGCTGAACCTGTCTGGGAATAATATTAAGGTGAGGAGAAGCCGGATCCTCCCATACAGATGAATTAAATGACATGTGTTTTGCAGAGAAGAGGTCATTGTTTTCAGCCCACGATAAACTTACCGGACACTCCTTTTCAAAGGTCATGGAGCAACTCCACAACTGTGTCTCCCTCAAACACCTGGATCTGTCTGACAATAACGTATCTGCCATTGGAGATCTGACTAAGCTGCTGGCATTAAAGGTGAGCGCTGGAAACTCTGGGGCCAGACGTGACTCAAGACTGGCTATTTAGGAGTATTCATTTCAAATTGCCACTTTAAAGCATGTCTGATTAACTTTTAATCAACTTTACAGACACTTCTTCTCCACGGAAACAGCATAACAACTCTCCGTACGGTTCCCGCTCACCTACCTGCCAATTTATCCATCCTCTCCTTGGCAGAAAATGAGATACGGGATCTTAATGAAGTAATCCCCCCTTACTTGGCGCAGCAACACTGCATGTACTTTTAGTTTTATCCAGGTTTCATTAACCGACTCGTCCTCTGGTTGCTCCACAGGTGTCTTACCTGGCTCATCTCCACAACATGGATCAGCTGTCCATAATGAGCAACCCTTGTGTCATGGCCACGCCCTCCTTGCCGGGTTTCGATTACCGGCCGTACACCATGAGTTGGTGTCTGAGCCTGAAGGTGCTGGACGGCTATGTGGTGTCACAGAAAGAAGGGCATGTTCCGATTCGCTCACGCATTTCTAGTTGAGTCGGTCTCGTGTTTTTATTCGGTTGTCTATAGTATCTATTATTGTGTTTAATTATCCCAACTACAGTCTTAAAGCAGAGTGGCTCTACAGTCAGGGAAAAGGGCGTTCCTATCGACCGGGTCAGCATGTCGAGCTGGTTCAGTACCTGGCCACTGTTTGCCCTCTGACCTCATCGCCTGCCCTGGAGACGGCAGAAGACGCCAAACTGGAGAAGATCCTCAGAAAGCAGAGGTGtaaacctttttgttttaacgGTTTACAAACCAGCCTTCCATCCGTTCTACGGCACACGTCTTTCTTGAATGGGCTTTTTCCCACTCAGGTTTCACCAAAGGCAGCTGTTAGAGGAGACCCGAGGaggccctcctcctcttcctcctcctcctcctcgccccacTCAACTAGATGTTGAAACGCACAGTCCTTCTTCCCACGCAGTCCAGCGGGGCGGATCCAAAGACGCGAGGGAAACCAGTGGACCTGCGCTCGCTGCTGCTCCATCGGCTCACGAGACGGGTACGAGGGCGAGTCAACAAAATGTGCtcgttttcatttttctctctctgtaaaAATATCTGCTTCACTGTGGTTCGCCTATTTACTGATGCAGAGCCGGTGATGCGGTTAAACAACTGGGTGAGCTGCGATTCGTCCCAACGGCCGACAGTTTACGAGCCGAGGCTCGGACAGGAGCGCGTCTACTCGGAGGATGTGCAGACGGATGAGGACAAACTCGACAGCAGCGCGCTTCCCTCAGACTCCGCCTTTCTCCCCGTCGCGTCTCATTTGGATCCGTGCGCAGCCCGCTCCGACAGCGAGGATGAGACGGAGACCTTCGAACCCGATTCCCTGGCGCCGAAGCGGCCGGCGCAGCCCGAGAAGCACGACACGGACGAGCAAGAGGGGGGTCCCGAAGAGGACGTTCTTGCAGACGAGTCGCTGGATTTCAGGCACGGCGCTTCACAAAAAGATTTGAAGGCGAGCTCCGACTTCGGTGAAGCGCGGGTGAAAGACGTCCCGAGGCGGGAAGAAGCTCGCACGAATGCGAGTAAACCGAGTTTGACAGAAGCCGCAGTTAAAATTCAGGCGCGGTGGAGGGGGCGGCGCACCCGATGCTGCCATCCCATGGCCAGGGAGGTGCGCGGTGAAATCCGCCTGCGCAGGATGCAAGAGCACattctcttcctgtctgaacgGTCCGACAGGTAACCGGCCGGCCGGCTCATCGGCAGCCTGCTTGTTCGTTATCAGACATGGCGCATGTATATTCTCCAGTGCTAATACTTCGAAAATGGAATTTGCTTGCAGGATGCAGCGGCAGTACGAAGAAGAGCATTTGCAACGGCTGGTTCAGGAAGAGGCCGTGACCTTTCTGTGGACAGAGGTCAGGGGAACCGCCTTGCGTGATTCTGACCCAAACGCCAGTCACGGTCGCTGTTTACGTGGTTTAACGTTCGACCCGTGCGGTGATCTACGTCCACGTGCAAAGGGGGGTTTATTTAATTAGAAGTTAGCCTGTAAGTTAGCGAAGGAGACATCctattctgggggggggggggcgtcgtgCTAGGATTCAGCCTACGGGGGCCTtggatgtgtattttaaacaaCGACTTCTCCTCTCGTAGCTCCAGTCTTTGCAGCAGTGGAAACGgtctgtggagcagcagctggtcagCCTTTCTCAGCCCGCCCCCCCGGCTCGGATCTCCCCTCCTGGACTGCACGAGGCTTTCCCGCCCGCTGCCTCCGGCGCAGACGTCTCTTTCCCAGACTCCGGCTTCCAGTCAACAAACGATCCGCCGGCGGCACAGGAGGACAGCTTCCTGAGCAGCGGGACGGCGGACTCGCCCAAGACGGTGCGGGCGCTGAGCCCCGCcggcgaggacgaggacggcgcCGACTGCAGCCTGCTGAAGCAGTACCTCTCCTCTGtacagcagagggaggaggaggaggagatcaatGACAGAACAGCCACACCGCAGCCTTCCTCACCGCCGCCGAAGGCCGACTCCCCTCCGCCGATGGCAGGAGACGACCAATCAAACGCCCGAAGCGCGGAGGAGGCCGTCTGAGAGGGGACGCCTGACGGCCAAGGATTTCTCAAGACTGAAGACGACGCAGTGAAACAACATGTGAATGTAACTCTTGTTTTTTATACTTCACGGTTtgatttgttctgtttttttaaggaGCTGTTTGCCTGTAATGTAACTATTGGCTATCGGTAACTTAACCACagttattttcattaaatacaGTTAATGGCTGCTCCTGAAGACGCCTTCTCTCGATCAAAAGCTACCAGTACATGGAAGGAACTGAAAGGAGTTGTTGTTCAATGTAGAGAACTTTCAGAAATGAAACAAGCATACTATTTACTACCAGTTAGAAATGTTATCAATGAAATGTTGCATCTTTGTCTtatctgtaaataaatgttaatttttcTATTCTTGCTGTTTcgtggtttatttttttattttctcgaGGACCGCATTAAATATTTTTGGTAGATACGAGTTATGAGTAATAACGAACGTCTGGGGCAGATGTTAGTGCTTTTTTATTGCCCCATTGAGACCATGTGTCATCAGCACCTTTTCACCATCATATTCTCCCCTGCTGGAGCAAAGAAAGCTCCAGACGGTCACTCATGGGACTGAAATATCTAGCTATAAGATTATACTatattttaattataaaaacgttcttttattttttattttcattctgatcAGCGTCTCAGTTAAAGGTAGAAAATGCACAAGTCCGCATTTTAAAACTCATAAATGATTTCACATCTATTGTGGTCGGTGTTTGTCGTCTGATGGTTTCTCTCGCGAGATCTGCCGACAGTGACCAGCAGCGAGAGCGGCCCCCCTCGGAGCCCCCACCCTGCTCCTTATCGGTGTGTGCGCTGCTCCATCCGCCCCGCCGGGCCGACGTCATGCGTATGTGTCGTTGTAATCTGTAAGTATGAGATTATATAGATTATATAGATTACATAGCGAAATGCTGACAATTCTCGTGTCATTGTTATTTAACGGGTGCCGTGCGTGTGTAGGAATCCGCGCGCGTCCGCGCGTCGCCATCCTCCGTGTCTTTGTCGGTCCTCCTCACTGCAGCCGTTCAGATGACGGTCCGCGGATtgtcaggaaaataaatgaaatgttcttattttaaatttaaactgcAAAAATTGGGCGAATAATCCACAGAAAGgtctgtatttacattttgtatttttatattcttttGTACCAGGGTGGGAAATGTATTTGCTGTGTCATTTGTTTGGTATTTATTCTAACTCGCAtacggataaaaaaaaaaaaaatctttaatacataattatttgtCGAAAATGTTTTCAGATTAACGTTAAGAGTTAAGAGTTGACTTGAAAATGTTGCTTTCTTGATTTAGAAATTCACAAGATAATTCATATCTGTGCAATtaaaacaatcataaaatacTTTCCAggctatttaaaataatattaataatcagTACAAATTGACCATCTGAGATGTTTCACTATTTGTGAAAGAAGTACAGTTC
This region of Brachionichthys hirsutus isolate HB-005 chromosome 12, CSIRO-AGI_Bhir_v1, whole genome shotgun sequence genomic DNA includes:
- the cep97 gene encoding centrosomal protein of 97 kDa; amino-acid sequence: MGVADVQFDADDGAIVDLSSSGMQKLEPNFICSTDARTLILDGNQIMKLDHLERSPGLQQLSVASNRLVRMMGVSRLTELTVLNLPNNSIGYVEGLRDLSRLEWLNLSGNNIKVMEQLHNCVSLKHLDLSDNNVSAIGDLTKLLALKTLLLHGNSITTLRTVPAHLPANLSILSLAENEIRDLNEVSYLAHLHNMDQLSIMSNPCVMATPSLPGFDYRPYTMSWCLSLKVLDGYVVSQKEGLKAEWLYSQGKGRSYRPGQHVELVQYLATVCPLTSSPALETAEDAKLEKILRKQRFHQRQLLEETRGGPPPLPPPPPRPTQLDVETHSPSSHAVQRGGSKDARETSGPALAAAPSAHETEPVMRLNNWVSCDSSQRPTVYEPRLGQERVYSEDVQTDEDKLDSSALPSDSAFLPVASHLDPCAARSDSEDETETFEPDSLAPKRPAQPEKHDTDEQEGGPEEDVLADESLDFRHGASQKDLKASSDFGEARVKDVPRREEARTNASKPSLTEAAVKIQARWRGRRTRCCHPMAREVRGEIRLRRMQEHILFLSERSDRMQRQYEEEHLQRLVQEEAVTFLWTELQSLQQWKRSVEQQLVSLSQPAPPARISPPGLHEAFPPAASGADVSFPDSGFQSTNDPPAAQEDSFLSSGTADSPKTVRALSPAGEDEDGADCSLLKQYLSSVQQREEEEEINDRTATPQPSSPPPKADSPPPMAGDDQSNARSAEEAV